One Candidatus Bathyarchaeota archaeon genomic window carries:
- a CDS encoding formyl transferase gives MRVACFMSGSGTNVRRIIEASLREGSRYKVVLIFTDVKDDRFDVEGNRICRAREISNEFGIPYECIDILDFYRSRGYDSKRVLAIRPEYDKAVAELIEPYNVDLIALGGYMSILTKPILERYEGRIVNVHPADLSVTENGRRKYTGLHAVRDAILSGERWIYSTTHIVREKVDYGEILVRSKPVEVRLPEGVSLERLKVDRDLLEGVVRENQERLKERGDWVIYPLTLQLIAEGRFALDGRGGVYLDGVPLPYGLRL, from the coding sequence ATGAGGGTAGCCTGCTTCATGTCAGGCTCTGGCACCAATGTTAGGAGGATAATCGAGGCCTCGCTGAGGGAGGGTTCAAGGTATAAGGTGGTTCTCATATTCACCGATGTGAAGGATGATAGGTTTGACGTGGAGGGGAATAGGATCTGCAGGGCCAGAGAGATCTCCAATGAGTTCGGGATCCCCTACGAGTGCATAGACATCCTAGACTTCTACAGGAGCAGGGGATACGATTCCAAGAGGGTCCTGGCCATCCGCCCAGAGTATGACAAGGCAGTCGCCGAGCTGATCGAGCCGTATAATGTCGACCTCATCGCGCTCGGCGGGTACATGAGCATATTGACAAAACCGATCCTAGAGAGGTATGAGGGGAGGATAGTCAACGTCCACCCAGCCGACCTATCGGTGACAGAGAATGGCCGCAGGAAGTATACGGGCCTCCACGCTGTTAGGGATGCAATCCTCTCCGGGGAGAGATGGATCTACTCCACAACCCACATCGTTAGGGAGAAGGTTGACTACGGGGAGATACTTGTAAGGTCAAAGCCTGTAGAGGTAAGGCTCCCGGAGGGGGTTTCCCTGGAGAGGCTTAAGGTGGACAGGGATTTGCTGGAGGGGGTTGTGAGGGAGAACCAGGAGAGGCTGAAAGAGAGGGGGGACTGGGTGATATATCCTCTGACGCTCCAGCTGATAGCTGAGGGTAGATTCGCCCTCGATGGGAGGGGAGGAGTATATCTCGATGGTGTACCTCTACCTTATGGGCTGAGGCTCTGA
- a CDS encoding YbaK/EbsC family protein yields the protein MKSPLEEYLKSKGVYYRFISKSETVHTADAASATGIELHRITKNLLSATDRGEHVVLIIPGDRRVNLRKASEALGVKNVRLLSPEEAEAVSGYPPGGTPSLGYRGRVKVVVDDELTKLEKIFCGGGSRDLLLEVRVEDVIRLNNAVVASISEPQPIR from the coding sequence TTGAAGAGCCCTCTAGAGGAGTATCTCAAGAGCAAGGGGGTCTATTATAGGTTCATCTCCAAAAGTGAGACCGTACACACCGCGGATGCGGCCTCCGCCACCGGTATAGAGCTCCACAGGATAACAAAGAACCTCCTCTCGGCCACGGACAGGGGAGAACACGTTGTGCTGATAATCCCCGGGGATAGGAGGGTAAATCTCAGAAAGGCATCAGAGGCCCTAGGAGTGAAGAATGTGAGGCTTCTATCTCCTGAGGAGGCTGAGGCGGTGAGCGGCTACCCTCCAGGTGGAACCCCCTCCCTGGGTTACAGGGGGAGGGTCAAGGTGGTTGTGGATGATGAGTTGACCAAGCTTGAGAAGATATTCTGTGGAGGGGGATCCAGAGACCTTCTCCTGGAGGTTCGGGTGGAGGACGTCATCCGCCTCAACAACGCCGTAGTCGCATCCATCTCAGAGCCTCAGCCCATAAGGTAG
- a CDS encoding ATP-dependent DNA ligase: MLYSTLVEAYQRLEATTKRLEMTDILADMLRRADLDEIDKVIYLTQGKIHPDWTGEPEIGIAEKMAIETIARASGLDREEVERLMAETGDIGLAAERAMERRRLGRLGGGQLTVSEVYNTFDQIAKESGKGSSERKIDKLIGLFSEASPLEVRYITRTVVGTLRLGVGDMTILDALAIAYTDSAENRDILERAYNLTSDLGYVAKTLAREGLEALERAKPVLGKPIRMMLAQRLSTPQEILDKLGGGGSAEYKLDGERFQIHKMGDEIQIFSRRLENITSMYPDAVEMAKRYIRAKEAIIEGEAVAIDPETEEMRPFQVLMQRRRKYRIEEMMEKFPVALFLFECLYVDGEDLTLKPYKERRRRLKEIVEESSRFRLVRSIETSDASELERFFEEAISDGCEGLIVKSTSEDSLYRAGARSWMWVKLKRSYQSRMVEPVDLVVVGAFHGRGKRAGSYGALLAAVYDQEEDMFRTVCKVGSGFTDEDLERLPKVMEEYKRAEKHPRVDSIIEADIWFTPSQVIEVIGDEITLSPVHTAAFNAIRVNSGLAIRFPRFTGRWRSDKAPEDATTVGEVVDMYKSQLKTIAGEAEER, encoded by the coding sequence ATGCTCTACTCCACCCTTGTGGAGGCCTATCAGAGGCTTGAGGCAACCACCAAGAGGCTTGAGATGACTGACATCTTAGCGGACATGCTCAGGAGGGCAGACCTAGATGAGATAGATAAGGTCATATACCTGACCCAGGGGAAGATCCACCCTGACTGGACTGGGGAGCCTGAGATAGGAATAGCTGAGAAGATGGCCATCGAGACCATAGCAAGAGCCTCAGGACTGGATAGAGAAGAGGTGGAGAGGCTCATGGCCGAGACCGGGGATATAGGCCTCGCCGCTGAGAGGGCTATGGAGAGGAGACGCCTGGGAAGGCTGGGGGGAGGCCAGCTCACGGTGTCGGAGGTTTACAACACCTTCGACCAGATCGCGAAGGAGTCTGGGAAGGGGAGCAGCGAGAGGAAGATCGATAAGCTCATAGGATTATTCTCCGAGGCCTCCCCCCTGGAGGTTCGATACATAACTAGGACTGTTGTTGGAACCCTCCGCCTGGGGGTCGGGGATATGACTATACTCGACGCATTGGCCATCGCGTATACAGACTCCGCAGAGAATAGGGATATTCTCGAGAGGGCATACAACCTCACCAGCGACCTAGGATATGTCGCCAAGACCCTGGCCCGGGAGGGGCTGGAGGCCTTGGAGAGGGCCAAGCCGGTTCTCGGAAAGCCTATTAGGATGATGCTGGCCCAGCGCCTCTCCACGCCTCAGGAGATACTGGATAAGCTTGGGGGAGGGGGCTCGGCTGAGTACAAGCTGGATGGGGAGCGCTTCCAGATACACAAGATGGGAGATGAGATCCAGATATTCTCAAGGAGATTGGAGAACATCACCTCCATGTATCCAGACGCGGTTGAGATGGCCAAGAGATACATAAGGGCTAAGGAGGCTATCATCGAGGGGGAGGCTGTGGCCATCGACCCTGAGACAGAGGAGATGAGGCCCTTCCAGGTCTTGATGCAGCGGCGGAGGAAGTACAGGATAGAGGAGATGATGGAGAAGTTCCCAGTCGCCCTATTCCTCTTCGAGTGCCTATACGTTGACGGCGAAGACTTGACCCTCAAGCCTTACAAGGAGCGCCGCAGGAGGCTCAAGGAGATTGTAGAGGAGAGCAGTAGGTTCAGACTGGTGAGGTCCATAGAGACATCTGATGCATCGGAGCTTGAGAGGTTCTTCGAGGAGGCCATTTCGGATGGCTGTGAGGGACTAATAGTCAAGTCCACGAGCGAGGACTCCCTCTATAGGGCAGGGGCGAGGTCTTGGATGTGGGTCAAGTTGAAGAGGAGCTACCAGAGCAGGATGGTGGAGCCTGTCGATCTAGTGGTCGTGGGGGCCTTCCACGGGCGTGGCAAGAGGGCCGGCAGCTATGGAGCCCTCCTCGCCGCGGTATACGACCAAGAGGAGGATATGTTCAGGACTGTCTGTAAGGTTGGCAGCGGCTTCACGGATGAGGACCTTGAGAGGTTGCCGAAGGTTATGGAGGAGTACAAGCGCGCGGAGAAGCATCCAAGGGTCGACTCCATCATAGAGGCTGATATCTGGTTCACCCCCAGCCAGGTCATAGAGGTTATTGGGGACGAGATCACCCTAAGCCCAGTCCACACCGCCGCCTTCAACGCGATAAGGGTCAACTCTGGACTGGCTATAAGGTTCCCCAGGTTCACGGGGAGATGGAGGTCTGATAAAGCCCCTGAGGATGCGACCACCGTGGGGGAGGTCGTCGATATGTATAAATCCCAGCTCAAGACCATAGCTGGAGAGGCTGAGGAGAGGTAG
- the metG gene encoding methionine--tRNA ligase subunit beta, which produces MERLRRGRRGRLVEEISLKDFKKLDLRVGTVAEVERIPGSDKLYKLKVDMGDDMRQIVTGLVGYYTEEELKGKVIIVLTNLKPAKIFGVSSNGMLLAAEFNGQLALLTTDRSIPNGAKVT; this is translated from the coding sequence CTGGAGAGGCTGAGGAGAGGTAGAAGAGGAAGATTGGTCGAGGAGATATCTCTAAAGGATTTCAAGAAGCTAGATCTAAGAGTGGGAACGGTAGCTGAGGTTGAGAGGATTCCGGGATCAGATAAGCTCTACAAGCTCAAGGTCGACATGGGAGATGATATGAGGCAGATAGTCACAGGGCTTGTGGGATATTATACAGAGGAGGAGCTCAAGGGAAAGGTAATAATAGTTTTGACCAACCTCAAGCCAGCGAAGATCTTCGGCGTATCCTCCAACGGGATGCTACTGGCAGCAGAGTTTAACGGTCAGCTGGCTCTCCTGACCACCGATAGAAGTATACCTAATGGAGCCAAGGTAACTTAA
- a CDS encoding ferredoxin family protein, translating into MPIDQDFQRNRKVVGEHQGHSVWGPVDPPKKLGIHGTNVAVDWDICEGHGICISVCPMSVYEWAETPGHPTSDKKSDPVRESDCIQCRACENSCPVQAIKITPP; encoded by the coding sequence TTGCCTATAGATCAGGATTTCCAGAGGAATAGAAAGGTTGTGGGAGAGCATCAGGGGCACAGTGTTTGGGGACCTGTTGATCCTCCTAAGAAGCTTGGGATACATGGCACGAATGTGGCCGTCGACTGGGACATCTGTGAGGGGCATGGCATCTGCATAAGTGTCTGCCCCATGAGCGTCTACGAGTGGGCTGAGACCCCAGGCCATCCCACCTCCGATAAGAAGTCTGATCCCGTAAGAGAATCTGACTGCATCCAGTGTAGGGCTTGCGAGAACAGCTGTCCAGTGCAGGCTATAAAGATAACTCCCCCTTAA
- a CDS encoding nitroreductase family protein, producing the protein MEIPEIIRNRRSIRAFSKRELPQEAIEVLVKAACMAPSAGNLQPWEFIAVRNPETKRRLADAAYGQSFIAEAPLVFLVCAVPGRSSWRYGKRGSDLYCIQDTAAAIENLLLTATANGLGGCWVGAFDEERAAKAVGAPEGVRPISIIPIGYPAETPSAPPRRAVSEVLHLERY; encoded by the coding sequence ATGGAGATCCCTGAGATCATAAGAAATAGGAGGAGCATCCGAGCCTTCTCCAAGAGAGAACTCCCACAGGAGGCGATCGAGGTATTGGTAAAGGCAGCATGCATGGCACCAAGCGCTGGAAACCTCCAGCCATGGGAGTTCATTGCAGTAAGGAACCCGGAGACAAAGAGGAGGCTGGCTGATGCAGCCTACGGCCAATCCTTCATAGCCGAGGCGCCCTTAGTATTTCTTGTATGTGCAGTGCCGGGGAGATCCTCCTGGAGGTATGGAAAGAGAGGGTCCGACCTATACTGTATCCAAGACACCGCGGCCGCGATAGAGAATCTGCTCCTAACGGCCACGGCTAACGGCCTCGGAGGATGTTGGGTTGGAGCCTTCGACGAGGAGAGGGCCGCGAAGGCGGTAGGGGCCCCAGAGGGCGTCAGACCGATATCGATCATCCCAATCGGATATCCAGCGGAGACACCCTCAGCCCCTCCGAGGAGAGCCGTTTCAGAGGTTCTCCACCTAGAGAGATACTAA
- a CDS encoding transglutaminase family protein, whose protein sequence is MSLKELLLIILLISTPPIRGAYEGRTYRRLYTSTYIFENRGEEPYMLTVDDITILLFHNDSKQNIRIINLTNSIVKDYFDDDGNKLAVLDIPLTIAPNSSVNFSVTYLIETSEMPRPWIDPERAGSISEIPKELVDEYTIETGTFTTGDEGIRALALRLAANQSTVLGMVLSLLSWMLETISYGSFETPRYPNETIAYGRGDCDDQAILLVTMCRILGVPALLQLGMVFNEGITGDKVSWGGHLSTSQRGVGWHGWALVYIPPWGWLPIDLTLTRAKEPLTLLLEAPEYGPFIVTALNVSRYDYVGEARKMREAVMAGSLYIKSYDTASEMDQNSPEAPLAPIIIIVSMGIIALTVIIIIKRGRPMRYSNIGFERHRSK, encoded by the coding sequence TTGAGCTTGAAGGAGCTCCTCCTTATAATCCTCCTGATCTCAACACCGCCGATTAGAGGGGCCTATGAGGGACGGACGTACAGGAGACTATACACATCAACGTACATCTTCGAGAATAGGGGGGAGGAGCCTTACATGTTGACGGTGGATGACATAACCATCCTCCTCTTCCACAACGATAGCAAGCAGAACATCAGGATTATAAACCTGACAAACTCGATAGTCAAAGATTACTTTGACGATGATGGGAACAAGTTGGCAGTTCTCGATATACCCCTAACTATTGCTCCAAATTCTAGCGTCAACTTCTCCGTGACCTACTTGATCGAGACCTCTGAGATGCCTAGACCATGGATAGATCCAGAGAGGGCTGGCTCGATCTCGGAGATCCCGAAGGAACTCGTTGACGAGTACACCATAGAGACGGGAACCTTCACGACAGGGGATGAGGGGATCCGCGCCCTGGCCCTGAGGCTGGCTGCAAACCAATCGACCGTCTTGGGGATGGTTCTAAGCCTCCTGAGTTGGATGCTTGAAACCATATCCTATGGAAGCTTCGAGACCCCTCGGTACCCGAACGAGACGATAGCCTATGGGAGGGGGGACTGCGATGACCAGGCAATACTCCTCGTGACCATGTGCCGTATATTAGGCGTGCCGGCTCTACTACAACTGGGGATGGTCTTCAATGAGGGGATAACCGGAGATAAGGTTTCATGGGGAGGGCATCTGAGCACCTCTCAGAGGGGGGTTGGATGGCACGGCTGGGCCCTAGTATACATACCACCGTGGGGATGGCTCCCCATCGACCTAACCCTCACAAGGGCGAAGGAACCCCTAACCCTTCTGTTGGAGGCCCCGGAATATGGCCCCTTCATCGTCACAGCTCTAAATGTCTCGAGATATGACTATGTAGGCGAGGCGAGAAAGATGAGGGAGGCCGTGATGGCTGGAAGCCTCTACATAAAGAGCTATGATACCGCCTCAGAGATGGACCAAAATTCCCCGGAAGCCCCCCTAGCTCCCATAATCATAATCGTCTCTATGGGGATAATAGCCCTGACTGTTATTATCATCATTAAGAGAGGAAGACCCATGAGATATTCAAATATAGGGTTTGAGAGGCACCGGAGCAAATAA
- a CDS encoding bifunctional 5,6,7,8-tetrahydromethanopterin hydro-lyase/3-hexulose-6-phosphate synthase has protein sequence MRAAIDQFRERASSTKGVYLIGEALVGEGNEVAHVDLLIGDKWGPVGLAFAQSLSNLSAGHTPLLSVIRPNLPAKPFTVIVPKVTVKGMEDAGKIFGPAQMAVAKAVADALEEGILPEEAAEEWVVIASVFIHPKAEDERKIYQYNYSATKLALTRALQGYPSVERLMYEKDRARHPLVRFRAPRLWRPPYLQIALDIPELEAVKRVLASVPKSDSIIFEVGTPLIKRYGVGVIKELRRIVGDSFFVADLKTMDVGKVEVDIAFNETADAVCALGAASTETLNDFIYEARRLSIYSFIDMMEVSDPVSRLKALERPPDGVVLHRSIDAEQRGAEPRWSYIKEIRESFREKRLLIAVAGGILPSTARMALDAGADILIVGRYITQSRDVERAVREFLPYLREDIDLLRVHVE, from the coding sequence ATGAGGGCAGCCATAGACCAATTCAGGGAGAGGGCCTCATCCACTAAGGGGGTCTACCTCATAGGAGAGGCCCTCGTCGGAGAGGGAAATGAGGTGGCCCATGTGGATCTCCTTATCGGGGATAAGTGGGGGCCTGTGGGCCTAGCCTTCGCCCAGTCTCTCAGTAACCTATCGGCTGGGCATACCCCCCTCCTCTCCGTCATCAGACCCAACCTTCCCGCAAAGCCCTTCACCGTAATAGTCCCAAAGGTTACAGTCAAGGGGATGGAGGACGCGGGGAAGATCTTCGGCCCCGCCCAGATGGCAGTCGCCAAGGCCGTTGCGGACGCCCTTGAAGAGGGGATCCTCCCGGAGGAGGCTGCGGAGGAGTGGGTGGTGATAGCAAGTGTCTTCATCCACCCCAAAGCGGAGGATGAGAGGAAGATCTACCAGTACAACTACAGCGCAACTAAGCTGGCCCTAACACGAGCCCTCCAGGGTTATCCGTCGGTGGAGAGGTTGATGTATGAGAAGGATAGGGCCCGCCACCCCCTCGTGAGGTTCAGGGCTCCAAGGCTCTGGCGTCCACCCTACCTCCAGATAGCCTTAGATATACCGGAGCTTGAAGCTGTGAAGAGGGTTCTCGCCTCCGTGCCTAAGAGCGACAGCATAATATTCGAGGTGGGAACCCCCCTCATAAAGCGGTATGGGGTTGGGGTGATAAAGGAGCTGAGGAGGATTGTCGGAGACAGCTTCTTCGTAGCGGATCTGAAGACCATGGATGTTGGGAAGGTTGAGGTTGACATAGCATTCAACGAGACGGCCGACGCCGTCTGCGCCCTAGGGGCAGCCTCCACAGAAACCCTTAACGATTTCATATATGAGGCCCGCAGGCTGAGCATCTACTCCTTTATAGACATGATGGAGGTCTCGGACCCTGTCTCAAGGCTCAAGGCCCTTGAGAGGCCTCCGGACGGTGTGGTTCTCCACCGCTCCATAGACGCCGAGCAGAGGGGCGCAGAGCCCAGGTGGAGCTATATCAAGGAGATCAGGGAGAGCTTTAGGGAAAAGAGGCTCCTTATAGCGGTTGCTGGGGGGATACTGCCGTCAACGGCTAGGATGGCCTTGGATGCCGGAGCTGATATCCTGATAGTAGGCCGTTATATAACCCAGTCGAGGGATGTTGAGAGGGCTGTGAGGGAGTTCCTTCCATACCTCAGGGAGGACATAGACCTCCTCAGGGTTCATGTAGAATAG
- a CDS encoding DUF371 domain-containing protein, translating to MGLVEVFRARGHPNIRARHRTTLMITKEENVTVRGDCIVAVSAEKGLRDLNSGLKEAIRRNGARLHLLLEVDGFTFKVSGFGDPRLPLSHPTDMVVRKSGYICERTLMIRADKAACDIPEPPLRLLQREDQLITLRLMVEA from the coding sequence ATGGGTCTGGTGGAGGTTTTCAGAGCCCGTGGGCACCCGAATATAAGGGCCCGCCATAGAACCACCTTGATGATAACTAAGGAGGAGAACGTGACTGTGCGTGGAGATTGCATAGTGGCTGTCTCAGCTGAAAAGGGATTAAGGGATCTAAACTCAGGGTTGAAGGAGGCGATAAGGAGGAATGGGGCTAGGCTACATCTCCTATTGGAGGTGGATGGTTTCACATTCAAGGTATCGGGCTTTGGGGATCCAAGGCTCCCCTTAAGCCATCCGACCGATATGGTGGTACGTAAAAGTGGCTATATTTGTGAAAGAACCTTGATGATCAGGGCTGATAAGGCAGCATGCGATATCCCAGAGCCCCCTTTGAGGCTTCTCCAGAGGGAGGATCAGTTGATTACCCTTAGGTTAATGGTTGAGGCCTGA
- a CDS encoding DUF2085 domain-containing protein: MELWRLIAHRHWFSLRILGREFRFCSRCSGYLTSLLILTALTSIIGVNLLSLIREDLKVILSLLSVIPLSYDWLTQSWALRESNNKVRFATGIVMGFGVYTFSSINSSPNLKTSIYIISAAIISLIGVMGIKKREVIN, encoded by the coding sequence ATGGAGCTATGGAGGCTTATAGCCCATAGGCACTGGTTCTCATTGAGGATCCTGGGAAGAGAATTCAGGTTCTGCTCCAGATGCTCAGGATACCTGACCAGCCTCCTAATCCTAACAGCCCTAACCAGCATAATCGGCGTTAATCTCTTATCCCTGATAAGGGAAGATCTTAAGGTGATCCTTAGCCTCCTCTCGGTCATACCCCTATCATACGACTGGCTGACCCAATCCTGGGCCTTGAGAGAGAGCAACAACAAGGTCAGGTTCGCCACAGGGATTGTTATGGGATTTGGAGTCTACACGTTCTCCTCTATTAACTCAAGCCCAAATCTCAAAACATCAATATACATTATTTCTGCAGCTATAATATCGCTGATAGGTGTAATGGGAATAAAGAAGAGGGAAGTGATTAATTAA
- a CDS encoding zinc-ribbon domain-containing protein codes for MDQGATDILWLILPLLCCAMMMAQPRGGAAPQRESVTETWYTVQNIEETFKAIENVTSEWRREAEERMREGGGSFSSRFRRAFGGGKVEARFVVREAVPPRLFRMDDSSGPIYFELTEVEGGGTVVKATYDSSLKSRIAKFKASQPLRIPAPPISDRCPSCGKPVLKEFNLCPYCGEKLIRE; via the coding sequence GTGGATCAGGGCGCTACGGACATCTTGTGGCTCATCCTTCCCCTGTTATGCTGCGCCATGATGATGGCCCAGCCCAGGGGAGGAGCCGCTCCTCAGCGTGAGAGTGTGACCGAGACTTGGTATACCGTCCAGAATATTGAGGAGACCTTTAAGGCGATCGAGAACGTGACCTCAGAATGGAGGAGGGAGGCTGAGGAGAGGATGAGGGAGGGGGGAGGATCCTTCTCATCCAGGTTCAGGAGGGCCTTTGGAGGAGGTAAAGTCGAGGCCAGATTCGTTGTCAGGGAGGCAGTCCCTCCAAGGCTTTTTAGGATGGATGACAGCTCTGGCCCGATATACTTTGAACTAACAGAGGTTGAAGGGGGTGGAACAGTTGTTAAGGCAACATACGACTCCTCTCTTAAAAGCAGGATAGCCAAGTTCAAGGCTTCCCAGCCATTGAGGATCCCCGCCCCACCGATATCGGACAGATGCCCATCCTGTGGTAAACCGGTTCTGAAGGAGTTCAACCTCTGCCCCTACTGCGGCGAGAAGCTGATAAGGGAGTAG
- the ggt gene encoding gamma-glutamyltransferase, which translates to MSYLCQERLWRGAGRGCCVAEHGIVASKHPLIGRVGIDVLRRGGNAVDAAVAAAFVDCVVEPAMNGIGGEGVMAIHLSSGEGVIIDYVGRPSKDCTPDMYELLEEVEPGWMGWRRVKDDANIIGHRAATVPGTVAGLARALELYGTMELGEVIEPAIRAAEEGFPVGWWTVSHIIQTIHKFYRFPEWRRLFLKEERYPPLPYTYARRGSPDLLVNRDLARSLRLIAEEGPEAFYRGEIAEAIARDMERNGGLISMEDLAMYEPIVSKTARGEYRGFEVLYDPSHAGTTMMEILNILEGYSLSDYGFGSYEHLHLLAEAIGLAYADRFRYMGDPEFLRVPLRGLASKAYAEELRRRISLERSLELRPGDPWPYEECTTALAVVDGERNAVAVNQTLVDIFGCGVVVPGTGIVLNNAMYGLNPEPGHANSIMGRKRRIQNVCPTILLEDGGTFMALGAPGGRAIQTSIAQTIINVVDFGMDIQSAIEAPRITREIGEIQLDNRFPREVYHRLLAAGHKVAYIDKEIGGWGRPVGIVLDREKGLLYGGVESHFLGFESEAIGY; encoded by the coding sequence TTGTCATATCTCTGTCAGGAGAGGTTGTGGAGGGGGGCTGGGAGGGGATGCTGTGTGGCGGAGCATGGTATCGTCGCCTCAAAGCATCCTCTAATCGGGAGAGTGGGCATAGATGTGTTGAGGAGGGGCGGAAACGCGGTCGATGCCGCCGTCGCAGCGGCCTTCGTTGACTGCGTGGTTGAGCCCGCCATGAACGGCATAGGGGGAGAGGGCGTGATGGCCATCCACCTGTCCTCGGGAGAGGGTGTCATTATAGATTATGTTGGGAGGCCCTCGAAGGATTGCACTCCAGACATGTATGAGCTTCTTGAGGAGGTTGAGCCGGGCTGGATGGGGTGGAGGAGGGTGAAGGACGACGCCAACATAATAGGGCACAGGGCTGCGACGGTGCCAGGAACGGTGGCAGGGCTGGCTAGGGCCCTAGAGCTCTATGGCACGATGGAGCTGGGGGAGGTGATTGAGCCCGCTATCAGGGCTGCGGAAGAGGGGTTTCCCGTGGGCTGGTGGACAGTCTCCCATATCATCCAGACTATACATAAGTTCTACAGGTTCCCAGAGTGGAGGAGGCTCTTCCTCAAGGAGGAGAGGTACCCCCCTCTGCCTTATACGTATGCCAGGAGAGGGAGCCCAGACCTCCTAGTCAACAGGGATCTCGCGAGATCCCTCAGGCTCATTGCTGAGGAGGGGCCGGAGGCCTTCTACCGTGGGGAGATAGCGGAGGCCATAGCTAGGGACATGGAGAGGAATGGGGGTCTCATCTCCATGGAGGACCTGGCCATGTATGAGCCCATCGTCTCCAAGACCGCAAGGGGGGAGTACAGGGGCTTCGAGGTTTTATATGATCCAAGCCATGCGGGGACAACCATGATGGAGATCCTCAACATCCTTGAGGGCTACAGCCTCTCGGACTACGGTTTCGGATCATACGAGCATCTCCATCTTCTGGCGGAGGCGATAGGCCTAGCCTACGCGGACAGGTTCAGGTATATGGGGGATCCAGAGTTCTTAAGGGTACCCCTGAGGGGATTGGCATCAAAGGCTTATGCCGAGGAGTTGAGGAGGCGTATAAGCCTCGAGAGGTCTCTTGAGCTGCGCCCCGGGGATCCCTGGCCCTATGAGGAGTGCACGACGGCCCTAGCCGTTGTGGACGGGGAGAGGAATGCCGTCGCCGTCAACCAGACCCTTGTAGATATATTCGGCTGCGGTGTGGTGGTGCCAGGGACGGGCATTGTACTCAATAACGCCATGTATGGGCTTAACCCTGAGCCCGGCCACGCCAACTCTATAATGGGGAGGAAGAGGAGGATACAGAACGTCTGCCCGACGATATTGTTGGAGGATGGGGGAACCTTCATGGCTTTGGGGGCTCCAGGTGGGAGGGCCATCCAGACTTCCATAGCCCAGACCATCATAAATGTTGTCGACTTTGGGATGGATATCCAGTCGGCCATTGAGGCCCCAAGGATCACGAGGGAGATCGGGGAGATACAGCTTGATAATAGGTTCCCGAGGGAAGTCTATCATAGGCTACTGGCCGCGGGCCATAAAGTGGCCTACATAGATAAAGAGATCGGGGGCTGGGGTAGGCCTGTAGGAATCGTTTTGGATAGGGAGAAAGGCCTATTATACGGAGGTGTGGAGAGCCACTTCCTGGGCTTCGAGTCCGAGGCGATAGGATACTGA